From the Bacteroidales bacterium genome, one window contains:
- a CDS encoding DUF4295 domain-containing protein yields the protein MAKKVVATLQKAGKDFAKVIRMVKSPKTGAYTFKETIVPNDQVKDFLAKN from the coding sequence ATGGCAAAGAAAGTAGTTGCAACCCTGCAAAAAGCTGGAAAAGACTTCGCAAAGGTTATCCGCATGGTAAAGTCGCCAAAAACCGGTGCCTATACCTTTAAAGAAACCATCGTACCCAATGACCAGGTAAAAGATTTCCTGGCTAAAAACTAA
- the arfB gene encoding aminoacyl-tRNA hydrolase — protein MISSPDTALLLAECSFQAVRSGGKGGQNVNKVATKVILVFDVLNSEVLSEEQKNWMMEKLRARISNEGLLQLNASTDRTQLGNKKLVQEKFVRLIIKAFQVDAVRIATRPTAGSKERRLLEKKVNSIKKDSRGSDYSSQIIDE, from the coding sequence ATGATTTCTTCACCCGATACTGCTTTATTACTGGCTGAATGCAGCTTTCAGGCAGTGAGAAGTGGCGGGAAAGGCGGACAGAATGTAAATAAGGTAGCGACAAAAGTTATCCTCGTTTTTGATGTCCTGAATTCAGAAGTTCTTAGTGAAGAGCAGAAAAACTGGATGATGGAAAAACTAAGGGCAAGGATTTCTAATGAGGGACTATTACAACTAAATGCTTCTACCGACAGGACCCAGTTAGGGAATAAGAAACTGGTTCAGGAAAAATTTGTACGATTGATTATAAAGGCTTTCCAGGTTGATGCAGTGAGAATAGCAACACGTCCGACTGCAGGTTCCAAAGAACGAAGGCTCCTTGAAAAGAAGGTGAACTCCATCAAGAAGGATTCACGTGGATCCGATTATTCCTCACAAATTATTGACGAATAA
- a CDS encoding PAS sensor protein, with amino-acid sequence MSDSFDHLVPDWAREFPYAITVCDTEAIILYMNDQSRQTFKDSGGDNLIGKSLFDCHSKASKEIIQELLQTGRSNIYTIEKLGRKKLICQSPWYHQGNISGLVEISILLPENMPHFIRQ; translated from the coding sequence ATGTCAGATTCATTTGACCATCTTGTTCCTGATTGGGCCAGGGAATTTCCTTATGCAATTACTGTTTGTGACACAGAGGCCATCATTCTATATATGAATGACCAATCAAGGCAAACGTTTAAGGATAGTGGTGGTGACAACTTGATTGGCAAAAGTCTATTTGATTGTCACTCAAAAGCATCCAAAGAAATTATACAAGAATTACTACAAACAGGGCGCAGTAATATCTATACGATTGAAAAACTGGGTAGAAAAAAGCTTATTTGTCAATCTCCATGGTACCATCAGGGGAATATTTCCGGATTGGTGGAAATTTCGATCCTTCTACCTGAAAATATGCCCCATTTTATTCGTCAATAA
- a CDS encoding ATP-binding protein — MIKRAITTNISGKLNTGKVILLFGPRQTGKTTLLHQLFDGKPEIMWFNGDEADVQQLFEKGSSSRLKAVFSDNKTIVIDEAQRIPNIGLSLKLINDELKEVQVIVTGSSAFELTNRTQEPLTGRKWEYFLYPLSFGEMVDHHGLLEEKRMISHRLVYGCYPEIINNPGKEKEILKLLTDSFLYKDILMIEGLKKPAKIVSLLQALAFQTGNEVSYSELGRTLGIDNQTVEKYIDLLEKAFVIFRLGALSRNLRKELKRGRKIYFYDNGVRNALIAQFGPIELRPDRGALWENYLMAERQKYIAYQGLWVNSYFWRTQDQQEIDYVEEQDGVFQAWEFKWNAREKARFSKTFANAYPHSGFKVITPENLEEFLLPYLAAPPEDIARISL, encoded by the coding sequence ATGATAAAAAGAGCAATCACAACGAATATTTCAGGTAAACTGAATACAGGAAAAGTGATCCTGCTTTTCGGTCCCCGGCAAACCGGAAAAACAACTTTGCTGCACCAGCTTTTCGACGGGAAACCAGAAATCATGTGGTTCAACGGCGATGAAGCAGATGTGCAACAACTCTTTGAAAAAGGGTCTTCCTCACGATTGAAAGCTGTTTTCAGTGACAATAAAACCATTGTCATTGATGAGGCACAACGTATTCCAAACATAGGGCTTTCCCTAAAACTGATCAATGATGAATTGAAAGAGGTACAGGTGATTGTTACCGGATCCTCAGCGTTTGAACTTACCAACAGAACTCAAGAGCCGCTTACAGGAAGGAAATGGGAATATTTCCTTTATCCTCTCTCTTTCGGAGAAATGGTTGATCATCATGGCCTGCTTGAGGAAAAACGCATGATTTCTCACCGGCTTGTATATGGATGCTATCCTGAGATCATCAATAATCCTGGCAAGGAAAAAGAGATTTTGAAACTCCTCACTGACAGCTTTCTTTACAAAGACATCCTAATGATTGAAGGATTAAAGAAACCGGCAAAGATTGTTTCCCTGTTGCAGGCTCTGGCTTTTCAAACCGGGAATGAGGTATCGTATAGTGAACTAGGCCGGACTTTAGGGATTGATAATCAGACAGTAGAAAAATACATTGACTTATTGGAGAAGGCATTTGTGATCTTCCGTCTCGGTGCACTGAGCAGGAATCTGAGAAAAGAGCTGAAACGAGGACGGAAAATTTATTTTTATGATAATGGCGTAAGAAACGCACTCATTGCCCAGTTTGGCCCGATAGAACTTCGTCCCGACAGGGGTGCCTTATGGGAAAACTACCTGATGGCAGAACGACAAAAGTATATTGCTTACCAGGGTTTATGGGTGAATTCCTATTTTTGGCGTACCCAGGACCAGCAGGAGATCGATTATGTTGAAGAGCAGGATGGCGTTTTTCAGGCCTGGGAATTCAAGTGGAATGCCCGGGAAAAGGCCAGATTCTCAAAAACCTTCGCAAATGCTTACCCTCATTCGGGATTTAAGGTAATAACACCTGAAAATCTGGAAGAATTCCTCCTGCCCTATCTGGCAGCACCACCTGAGGATATAGCGAGAATATCACTGTAA
- the rpmG gene encoding 50S ribosomal protein L33 translates to MAKKTKEARVQVIMECTEHKTSGKPGTSRYVTVKNKKNTPERLELKKYNPILKKVTVHREIK, encoded by the coding sequence ATGGCAAAGAAAACAAAAGAAGCTCGCGTCCAGGTTATCATGGAATGCACTGAGCATAAAACCAGCGGAAAGCCGGGTACTTCACGTTATGTTACCGTGAAGAATAAGAAAAATACCCCTGAACGCCTCGAGCTGAAGAAATACAACCCCATTCTCAAGAAAGTAACTGTTCACCGCGAAATTAAATAA
- the rimO gene encoding 30S ribosomal protein S12 methylthiotransferase RimO produces MKPRQSIRVVTLGCAKNTVDSEVLMGQLKLNHIKVLRDGEEGHADTIVINTCGFINDAKEESIDTILGYIEEKRRGRIKDVFVMGCLSERFKEPLMKEIPEVDEYFGVHDLGNVVRRMGAEFRQNLLGDRVLTTPSHYAYLKIAEGCNRSCSFCAIPGIRGEHISRKIEDILDEARKLADQGVKEILLISQDLTYYGVDIYGKQKLPELVEKLSALKLFNWIRLHYLYPSTFPEQLLNVMATHPDVCNYIDIPLQHINNRILKGMRRGVNSAETHDLIANFRSSLPGVSIRTAFIVGYPGETDEEFEELVEFVKMQRFDRVGVFTYSHEEDTHAFSLEDSVNDSVKQERASRLMEIQAEISRELNLAKIGKKFKVLVDRQEGEYFVARTEFDSPEIDNEVLIKDALNLKIGEFCSVMITGADDFDLYASIIN; encoded by the coding sequence ATGAAACCCCGTCAATCTATAAGGGTGGTAACCCTCGGATGTGCAAAAAATACAGTGGATTCAGAAGTCCTGATGGGACAACTTAAATTGAATCATATCAAGGTGCTGCGCGACGGTGAGGAAGGCCATGCCGATACTATCGTGATCAATACCTGCGGATTTATCAATGATGCCAAGGAAGAATCGATTGATACCATCCTGGGTTATATTGAGGAGAAAAGAAGGGGACGCATCAAGGATGTGTTTGTAATGGGCTGCCTTTCGGAACGCTTCAAAGAACCTTTAATGAAGGAAATTCCCGAAGTTGATGAATATTTTGGCGTGCATGACCTGGGGAATGTAGTGAGAAGGATGGGGGCTGAATTCAGGCAGAATCTCCTTGGTGACAGGGTGCTTACTACTCCATCTCACTATGCATATCTAAAGATTGCTGAAGGCTGCAACAGATCTTGCTCATTCTGCGCAATTCCCGGAATCAGGGGTGAACATATCTCCCGTAAAATAGAAGATATCCTGGATGAAGCCAGGAAACTTGCTGACCAGGGAGTAAAGGAAATCCTACTGATATCACAGGATTTAACCTACTATGGAGTTGATATCTATGGCAAACAGAAACTACCTGAACTGGTAGAGAAGTTATCTGCCCTTAAACTTTTCAATTGGATACGTCTTCATTACCTGTACCCTTCAACATTCCCGGAGCAATTGCTTAATGTAATGGCCACCCATCCTGATGTTTGCAATTATATTGATATTCCACTTCAACATATTAATAACAGGATTTTAAAAGGGATGCGAAGAGGGGTAAATTCAGCTGAAACTCATGATCTCATCGCAAATTTCAGGTCATCATTGCCCGGAGTTTCTATTCGCACAGCCTTCATTGTTGGATATCCTGGTGAAACCGATGAAGAATTTGAAGAGTTGGTAGAATTTGTCAAAATGCAACGATTTGATAGAGTAGGAGTATTTACCTATTCTCATGAGGAAGATACTCATGCATTTTCGTTGGAAGATTCTGTGAATGATTCAGTAAAACAGGAACGGGCATCACGCCTGATGGAGATCCAGGCTGAAATAAGCAGGGAACTGAATTTGGCAAAAATCGGGAAAAAATTTAAAGTCCTTGTTGACAGACAAGAGGGTGAATACTTTGTAGCCCGCACTGAATTTGATTCCCCTGAAATTGATAATGAAGTATTAATAAAAGATGCTTTGAATTTAAAAATTGGCGAATTTTGTTCAGTGATGATTACTGGAGCCGATGATTTCGACTTATATGCCAGTATAATCAATTAA
- a CDS encoding alpha/beta hydrolase: protein MKKSITLRRIIFYTLSFLILLLLLSILVPRSYNVPKAVHDKRVQFWDLKGGSRIAFIHVKPETETQPSPVIYLHGGPGGAIKEQSIQLLSNLAKDGFTVYLYDQVGGGYSERLDEIGEYTVDRHLKDLEEIVDKIGAEKVILIAQSWGAILATQFIAYHPHKVEKLILTGPGPILPISKSYQKLKSPDSLNLKKPASTNADANRKASNLRMKFVKAWAITTGKKIADDSEVDAWQSILGGELNKSIVCDIAKAPKASAGSGFYCQLMTIKSFSQVKDPRPELKHSTCNVLIMKGQCDNQPWGLRQNTWMFFLITNWK, encoded by the coding sequence ATGAAGAAAAGCATAACACTCAGACGAATTATTTTTTACACATTATCTTTTCTAATCCTGTTATTACTCTTAAGCATCCTGGTACCCAGATCCTACAATGTTCCCAAAGCTGTGCATGATAAAAGGGTTCAATTCTGGGATCTAAAAGGAGGTTCAAGGATTGCATTCATACATGTGAAACCAGAAACTGAAACCCAGCCATCTCCTGTAATCTACCTTCATGGAGGACCAGGTGGTGCGATAAAAGAGCAGAGTATTCAACTTCTTTCGAACCTGGCAAAGGATGGATTTACAGTGTATTTGTATGACCAGGTGGGAGGCGGGTATTCTGAACGGCTGGACGAGATCGGTGAGTATACGGTGGACAGGCACCTCAAGGATCTTGAAGAAATTGTTGATAAAATAGGGGCTGAAAAAGTGATCCTTATTGCACAATCTTGGGGGGCTATTTTAGCTACTCAATTCATTGCCTATCATCCACATAAAGTGGAAAAGCTAATCCTGACGGGACCTGGTCCGATACTTCCGATATCAAAGTCCTATCAGAAATTGAAATCACCCGATAGTCTTAACCTTAAGAAACCAGCGTCCACCAATGCTGACGCTAACCGAAAAGCATCGAACCTCAGGATGAAATTTGTTAAAGCCTGGGCAATAACAACCGGAAAAAAAATTGCTGATGATTCAGAAGTTGATGCCTGGCAGTCAATTCTAGGAGGAGAACTAAATAAGTCTATTGTCTGTGATATTGCAAAGGCGCCTAAAGCCTCAGCGGGAAGTGGATTTTATTGCCAGTTAATGACTATTAAAAGTTTCTCACAGGTCAAAGATCCGCGACCAGAATTGAAGCACTCCACTTGTAATGTTTTAATCATGAAAGGTCAATGTGATAATCAACCATGGGGGTTGCGGCAGAATACATGGATGTTTTTCCTAATCACCAACTGGAAGTAA
- a CDS encoding phosphotransferase: protein MFDVGCGMSDVGCGMSDVGCGMSDVGCGMLDVGLRIWDLGL, encoded by the coding sequence ATGTTTGATGTCGGATGTGGGATGTCGGATGTCGGATGTGGGATGTCGGATGTCGGATGTGGGATGTCGGATGTCGGATGTGGGATGTTGGATGTCGGATTGCGGATTTGGGATTTGGGATTGTGA
- the xerD gene encoding site-specific tyrosine recombinase XerD, with product MTWESYRRGFETYLRLEKSLSGNSIVAYRNDLQKFISFLEEGQRSLQPSQVNLQDMQEFLKWLNNSQLNARSQMRIISGIRAFYHYLLLENMVQNDPTELLESPRIGRKLPDVLSVNDIERLILAIDLSKPEGERNKAIIETLYGCGLRVSELIDLKISQINFKEEYIKVMGKGNKERLVPIGTKASRQIQIYLHEIRSHLLIKKGHEDFVFLNRRGSKLTRVMIFTILKDLCILAGIHKSISPHTLRHSFATHLVEGGADLRAVQEMLGHQSITTTEIYTHLSREFLRDAVLSHHPIYGDNWGKGK from the coding sequence ATGACATGGGAATCCTATCGCAGAGGGTTTGAAACTTACCTGAGGCTTGAAAAGTCTTTGTCAGGCAATTCTATTGTGGCCTACAGGAATGATCTGCAAAAATTCATATCATTCCTTGAAGAAGGACAAAGATCGCTTCAGCCTTCACAGGTAAATCTGCAGGACATGCAGGAATTTCTGAAATGGCTGAATAACAGCCAGTTGAATGCCCGGTCGCAAATGCGTATTATTTCAGGGATACGTGCCTTCTATCATTACCTTTTATTGGAGAATATGGTTCAGAATGATCCTACTGAACTATTGGAATCTCCAAGGATTGGAAGAAAATTGCCGGATGTACTTTCAGTAAATGATATTGAAAGACTTATTTTGGCTATTGATCTTTCGAAGCCTGAAGGAGAGCGAAATAAAGCCATAATTGAGACTCTCTATGGATGCGGGTTGAGGGTTTCAGAACTCATCGATCTAAAAATCAGCCAAATAAACTTCAAGGAAGAATATATCAAAGTGATGGGTAAAGGGAATAAGGAGCGATTAGTACCAATTGGCACTAAAGCCAGCCGGCAGATCCAGATTTATCTTCATGAAATAAGAAGCCATCTTCTGATCAAAAAAGGTCATGAAGATTTTGTTTTCCTGAACAGAAGAGGAAGTAAATTAACGCGTGTGATGATTTTCACCATTTTGAAGGACCTCTGCATTCTTGCCGGAATCCATAAAAGCATCAGTCCTCATACCCTTCGTCATTCTTTTGCCACCCACCTGGTAGAAGGAGGTGCAGATTTAAGGGCAGTACAAGAGATGCTTGGTCATCAGAGTATCACAACTACAGAAATATACACACATTTAAGCCGTGAATTTCTGAGGGATGCCGTGCTTTCTCATCATCCCATCTATGGGGATAATTGGGGAAAAGGTAAATAG
- a CDS encoding PaaI family thioesterase has protein sequence MSKQINNPFRGKKGYNCFGCSPDNPIGLQMHFRIEDDIVTSDWTPGNHYQGWMNVLHGGIQATLMDEIASWLVMVKLKTAGVTSKMEVRLLKTAQMDHAPFRLVARLEEMNKNIALVKVELFDRDQQLCADALMHYFTWPEHIARERMHYPGIEGFIK, from the coding sequence ATGAGTAAACAGATCAATAATCCATTCCGGGGTAAGAAAGGGTATAACTGCTTTGGCTGCTCACCGGATAATCCAATTGGGTTGCAAATGCATTTTAGAATAGAAGATGACATTGTAACCTCAGACTGGACTCCCGGAAATCACTACCAGGGATGGATGAATGTGTTGCACGGCGGTATCCAGGCCACATTGATGGACGAGATTGCCAGTTGGCTGGTCATGGTAAAACTGAAAACTGCCGGAGTTACTTCAAAAATGGAAGTCAGACTCTTGAAAACAGCTCAGATGGACCATGCCCCATTCCGGCTGGTTGCGCGGCTTGAGGAAATGAACAAGAATATAGCCCTGGTAAAAGTTGAACTCTTTGATCGTGATCAGCAACTCTGCGCCGATGCCCTCATGCATTATTTCACCTGGCCGGAACATATCGCCCGCGAACGAATGCATTATCCGGGAATTGAGGGATTTATTAAGTAG
- a CDS encoding TonB-dependent receptor, protein MRGLFIGLLILIASIAFGQSHRPDSTHFLPAIEITTTRTNIFLPGLKIEKIDSSLIQMRQSLSIAALLSENSGALIRSYGTGGLATLSMRGTQTTQSGVFWNGFNLNQPNMGMADLSLIPVSCFDDVEVQYGGSGSVAGNGLIGGNLQLSNSKAFNQPLKSTLSLGIGSFGEANTSFKVSAGNKNISWSSSMNGYFDRNKFQYKNLSGNTEDLQHAVCIGKGVLNQVDILLTPKSYLSAGLWLQSSNREIPATLVMQSNDQLQEDQSLRSTLQYSYITSLSQFQVRSAFFGESLHFMSPMALIDALYKLRTFSLESDYKRIFGNATINLGVNTRIQKASVPYYKEKDENQKGAGLFISGLYNWKTAGWKAAVNLRKELEQGYVVPVCPSLSIEGKIFRTLTASFNVSRNFRVPTMNDRFWEPGGNPDLVPESSWNQELGFVYLYPANSSTSVIKAEINTYNMMIINLIQWVNLNSTVWTPKNVNKVWSRGVETKISYFLRREEFSSTTSVSYTYSPSTILDAGHQLIYIPVNRLVFLSNTTFRSYSGIIALNITGKRYVNMDNSDELPVHALLNLTLQKKIILDHTNFYLQFEIRNLLNTQYQVVKYYPEPGISFMTNIHITI, encoded by the coding sequence ATGCGTGGTCTGTTTATAGGTCTGCTTATTCTTATTGCTTCCATAGCATTCGGACAATCCCATCGTCCGGATTCTACGCACTTCCTGCCTGCAATAGAAATCACGACCACCCGCACCAATATTTTCCTCCCCGGACTCAAAATTGAAAAGATCGACTCCTCCCTGATTCAGATGCGACAATCTTTATCTATTGCGGCTCTGCTTTCCGAAAATAGTGGCGCATTGATCCGTTCCTATGGTACTGGTGGACTCGCCACTCTTTCGATGAGAGGAACCCAAACAACGCAATCAGGCGTTTTCTGGAACGGTTTCAACCTCAATCAACCTAATATGGGAATGGCTGATCTGTCCCTGATCCCTGTTTCCTGCTTTGATGATGTGGAAGTGCAATATGGTGGATCCGGGTCTGTAGCAGGCAATGGACTTATTGGGGGGAATCTTCAGCTATCTAATTCGAAAGCCTTCAATCAACCATTAAAATCTACCCTGAGTTTGGGAATTGGCAGTTTTGGAGAGGCAAATACATCTTTCAAAGTATCAGCAGGAAATAAGAATATATCCTGGTCCTCATCCATGAATGGCTATTTCGATAGGAATAAATTTCAGTATAAAAACCTGTCAGGGAACACCGAAGATCTTCAACATGCAGTTTGCATTGGAAAAGGTGTACTCAACCAGGTGGATATTCTGCTGACACCTAAAAGCTACCTCTCTGCCGGGTTATGGCTGCAATCCAGTAACAGGGAAATTCCTGCCACCCTGGTGATGCAATCGAATGACCAGTTACAGGAAGATCAATCACTAAGAAGCACTTTACAATACTCTTATATAACTTCATTGAGCCAATTTCAGGTTCGTTCAGCCTTCTTTGGTGAATCACTTCATTTTATGAGTCCAATGGCATTGATTGATGCATTGTACAAGTTGCGCACCTTCTCACTGGAATCTGATTATAAGAGAATTTTTGGAAATGCAACGATCAACCTTGGTGTCAATACCCGTATTCAAAAGGCTTCTGTGCCTTATTACAAGGAAAAAGATGAAAATCAGAAAGGTGCCGGTCTGTTTATTTCAGGCCTTTATAATTGGAAGACAGCAGGCTGGAAAGCAGCTGTCAACTTACGAAAGGAATTAGAACAAGGTTATGTGGTTCCGGTCTGCCCTTCTCTCAGCATTGAGGGGAAAATTTTCAGGACACTCACTGCCAGTTTCAATGTATCCAGGAATTTCAGGGTTCCTACTATGAATGACCGGTTTTGGGAACCAGGTGGAAACCCGGACCTTGTCCCTGAATCAAGCTGGAACCAGGAACTGGGATTTGTATATCTATACCCTGCAAATTCCTCTACTTCAGTAATTAAGGCTGAAATCAATACATATAATATGATGATTATCAACCTTATTCAATGGGTGAATTTGAATTCAACTGTTTGGACACCAAAAAATGTGAACAAAGTGTGGAGTAGGGGAGTTGAAACAAAAATCAGCTATTTCCTTCGCCGGGAAGAATTCAGCTCCACGACAAGTGTTTCATATACATACTCACCATCAACCATATTGGATGCCGGCCATCAGCTTATCTATATCCCGGTTAATCGCCTGGTGTTCCTCTCAAATACCACATTCAGATCCTATTCAGGAATCATTGCATTGAACATTACAGGGAAACGATATGTAAATATGGATAACTCTGATGAACTTCCCGTTCATGCATTATTAAATCTGACTCTGCAGAAAAAAATCATCCTTGATCATACAAATTTTTACCTGCAATTTGAAATCCGAAATTTGTTAAATACGCAGTACCAGGTGGTAAAATATTATCCAGAGCCGGGTATTTCTTTCATGACTAACATTCACATAACCATTTAA
- a CDS encoding toxin-antitoxin system YwqK family antitoxin, with translation MKKVMFTAALMVCSVLFVFAQESNINKTDAKGLKQGAWEEKIATGISSGQYIDDQKNGNWISHATNGNLTRIESYSKGIRDGIFVEIDQRGYLVSEMYYVNNLLEGTAKKFFYGTNPASVIDYKQGKMNGKKKDYYENAAGKLKEESNYINDIKEGSSVFYAVNGDPIAEYNYKNGSLEGIQKTYYAGKKLMSEQNYINNTESGLYKEYFESGKVKIETTYKNGAMDGKYVEFDEEGKMKVEGIYVNGEKEGKWTEFDANGKPSKVSKFVKGVEK, from the coding sequence ATGAAAAAAGTTATGTTTACTGCTGCATTGATGGTTTGTTCAGTGCTGTTCGTTTTTGCCCAGGAATCCAATATCAATAAAACTGACGCTAAAGGATTAAAACAAGGGGCCTGGGAAGAAAAAATTGCGACCGGTATCTCTAGTGGTCAATATATTGATGATCAGAAGAATGGCAATTGGATTTCCCATGCAACCAATGGTAACTTAACCCGGATTGAGTCATACTCAAAAGGTATCCGTGATGGTATCTTCGTTGAAATCGACCAAAGAGGCTACCTCGTTAGTGAGATGTATTATGTGAATAACCTGCTGGAAGGAACAGCAAAAAAGTTCTTTTATGGTACCAATCCGGCATCAGTTATTGATTATAAACAAGGTAAAATGAATGGAAAAAAGAAGGATTATTATGAGAACGCGGCCGGAAAACTGAAAGAAGAATCCAACTATATCAATGATATCAAGGAGGGATCTTCTGTTTTTTATGCCGTCAATGGTGATCCTATCGCTGAATATAATTATAAGAACGGTTCACTGGAAGGTATACAGAAGACCTATTATGCTGGCAAAAAGTTAATGAGTGAACAGAACTATATCAATAATACTGAGTCTGGTCTCTATAAAGAGTATTTTGAATCAGGGAAGGTGAAAATCGAAACGACTTATAAGAATGGGGCAATGGATGGGAAATATGTTGAATTTGATGAAGAAGGTAAAATGAAGGTGGAAGGAATATATGTAAATGGTGAGAAAGAAGGAAAATGGACAGAGTTTGATGCCAACGGAAAACCTTCAAAGGTCAGTAAATTCGTCAAGGGTGTTGAGAAATAA
- the ftsY gene encoding signal recognition particle-docking protein FtsY — MGIFSFFSKEKKEILDKGLEKTRTSVFSRISKAIIGKSKVDDEVLDNLEEILVTSDVGVETTLRIIERIQQRVSRDKFLGTSELNGILREEIAALLSENESEDLLEFDFPKRDTPYVIMVVGVNGVGKTTTIGKLAYNFRKAGKKVILGAADTFRAAAIEQLSIWADRAGVEIIRQEMGSDPAAVAYDTVKSAVSKGADVVIIDTAGRLHNKANLMNELGKIRKVMQKVMPDAPQEVLLVLDASTGQNAIEQAKQFTAVTEVTSLALTKLDGTAKGGVVIGISDQFKIPVRYIGLGEKMEDLQVFNRNEFVDSLFS, encoded by the coding sequence ATGGGAATATTTTCATTCTTTAGTAAAGAGAAAAAGGAAATCCTCGACAAAGGCCTGGAGAAAACCAGGACCAGCGTTTTTTCCAGAATTTCCAAAGCGATCATTGGAAAATCAAAAGTCGATGACGAGGTGCTTGACAACCTCGAAGAGATACTTGTTACCTCCGATGTAGGTGTGGAAACAACCCTGAGAATTATCGAAAGAATTCAGCAACGAGTATCCAGGGATAAATTTCTCGGAACATCTGAACTGAATGGCATCTTAAGGGAGGAAATTGCCGCATTATTATCTGAAAATGAGTCAGAGGATCTCCTGGAATTTGATTTTCCAAAAAGGGATACCCCATATGTCATCATGGTTGTAGGTGTAAATGGAGTGGGCAAAACCACTACCATTGGGAAATTAGCCTATAATTTCCGGAAAGCCGGAAAGAAAGTAATACTCGGAGCAGCCGATACTTTCCGCGCTGCTGCTATTGAGCAGTTGAGCATTTGGGCTGATCGGGCAGGAGTGGAGATCATCAGGCAGGAAATGGGCTCAGACCCTGCAGCTGTTGCATATGATACTGTGAAATCTGCTGTAAGCAAAGGAGCTGATGTTGTGATTATCGACACCGCCGGCCGTCTCCATAACAAGGCAAATCTTATGAATGAACTGGGGAAAATCAGGAAAGTCATGCAAAAAGTCATGCCCGATGCACCCCAGGAAGTTTTACTGGTCTTGGATGCTTCTACAGGGCAAAATGCCATTGAACAGGCTAAGCAATTTACTGCGGTAACTGAAGTAACCTCCCTGGCTCTTACCAAATTAGACGGCACCGCGAAAGGTGGTGTAGTCATAGGAATCTCCGACCAATTCAAAATCCCTGTCCGCTATATCGGTCTGGGGGAGAAAATGGAAGACCTGCAGGTATTCAACAGGAATGAATTTGTTGATTCCCTGTTCTCCTGA